From one Halothece sp. PCC 7418 genomic stretch:
- a CDS encoding RnfABCDGE type electron transport complex subunit D, whose product MIKQIPELTIDLRDVQVFALSWFLGLGVMSHRFETLNAETMVVAIIGALSLQYLAFFFLKKKETVELISRSALITGLGLCLLLRTHSLAIMGLAVGCAILSKFLIKYRGKHLFNPANFGIIAVLCLTDQAWISPGQWGESFSLALLFVGMGGLILSWLGRWETTAVFLLVYSVGILARNTFLGLETDIFWHELNSGSLLLFAFFMLSDPRSIPDAKWGRMIWASAIALLTLFLKYQLFLATAPFFALFICSFLTPVFDYFWQGKRFHWNGKSYQLGGNENETVQI is encoded by the coding sequence ATGATAAAGCAAATACCAGAATTGACAATTGATTTGCGAGATGTGCAAGTTTTTGCCTTAAGTTGGTTTCTGGGCTTAGGCGTAATGAGTCATCGCTTTGAGACTTTGAATGCAGAAACGATGGTCGTCGCAATTATTGGGGCTTTAAGTCTCCAATATCTAGCGTTTTTTTTCCTTAAGAAAAAAGAAACCGTAGAACTGATTTCTCGCAGTGCTTTAATTACAGGATTGGGATTATGTTTACTCTTACGCACCCATTCTTTAGCCATTATGGGACTGGCGGTTGGCTGTGCTATTCTCAGTAAATTCCTGATTAAATATCGAGGAAAACATCTCTTTAATCCAGCAAACTTTGGCATTATTGCTGTTTTATGTTTGACGGATCAAGCATGGATTTCGCCAGGGCAATGGGGTGAGTCTTTTTCCTTAGCTTTACTATTTGTTGGCATGGGTGGTCTCATTTTAAGCTGGTTGGGGCGTTGGGAAACAACGGCTGTTTTTCTGTTAGTTTATAGTGTTGGAATTTTAGCTCGTAATACATTCCTCGGGTTGGAAACGGATATTTTTTGGCATGAATTGAATAGTGGCAGTTTATTATTATTTGCCTTTTTTATGCTCAGTGATCCGCGTTCGATTCCTGATGCTAAATGGGGAAGAATGATTTGGGCAAGCGCGATCGCGCTGTTAACTTTATTCCTAAAATATCAATTGTTCCTAGCAACTGCCCCTTTCTTTGCCCTATTTATCTGCTCTTTTTTAACACCAGTATTCGATTATTTTTGGCAAGGCAAACGGTTTCATTGGAATGGGAAAAGTTATCAATTGGGAGGAAATGAAAATGAAACAGTCCAGATTTAA
- a CDS encoding DUF2330 domain-containing protein translates to MKQSRFKIGLIAVSAIAAFFIKTAAAFAFCGFYVAQADGDLYNQASQVIITRDGKRTVLTMANDYQGEMEDFALVVPVPVILKEEQVQVQDSEIIERIDSFSAPRLVEYFDDNPCRRPVQPFMLENQRLNAPTAAGGSPSADSLGVTVEEKFDVGEYSIVILSAEESNGLETWLQTNNYNIPDGASQLLQPYIRQNLKFFVAKVNLENYNPEAFSSLRPLQMAFESSRFMLPIRLGTLNAQGNQDLLVYLLSPKGQTEVTNYRTVKIPSNMDLPVYIKEDGKFPEFYQAMFEKSWDENNGKTVFLEYAWDMGSCDPCSAQPLNREELKKAGVFWEDNSVFITRLHLRYNRDLYPQDLRFQETPNRQFFQGRYVIRHPYDGEADCPEARQYYQQVRDRQEQNAQRLSSLTGWSLEQITRNMDFVEIQGNDSEPWWRRIFN, encoded by the coding sequence ATGAAACAGTCCAGATTTAAAATAGGTTTGATTGCCGTTAGCGCGATCGCTGCTTTTTTTATAAAAACTGCTGCAGCGTTTGCGTTTTGTGGGTTTTATGTTGCTCAAGCTGATGGCGACTTATATAACCAAGCCTCACAAGTGATTATTACCCGTGATGGTAAGCGAACCGTTTTAACAATGGCGAATGACTATCAAGGAGAAATGGAAGATTTTGCGCTTGTGGTTCCAGTTCCTGTCATTTTAAAAGAAGAACAAGTGCAAGTTCAAGACTCAGAAATTATTGAACGCATTGATAGTTTTAGTGCCCCTCGTTTAGTGGAATATTTTGATGATAATCCCTGTCGCCGTCCCGTGCAACCTTTTATGTTAGAAAATCAGCGATTAAATGCACCGACAGCAGCAGGAGGATCGCCATCGGCGGATTCTCTGGGCGTAACTGTGGAAGAAAAATTTGATGTGGGAGAATATTCCATTGTTATTCTCAGTGCGGAAGAATCCAATGGTTTAGAAACTTGGTTGCAAACCAACAACTATAATATCCCTGATGGGGCGAGTCAACTGTTACAGCCTTATATTCGCCAAAACTTAAAATTTTTTGTTGCCAAAGTCAATTTAGAAAACTATAATCCTGAAGCATTTTCCAGTTTGCGTCCGTTACAAATGGCGTTTGAATCCTCTCGATTTATGTTACCGATTCGTTTAGGAACATTAAATGCACAGGGGAATCAAGACTTACTAGTTTACCTCCTTTCTCCCAAAGGTCAAACGGAAGTAACCAATTATCGCACTGTCAAAATTCCCTCCAATATGGATCTTCCTGTCTATATCAAAGAAGATGGAAAATTCCCTGAGTTTTACCAAGCCATGTTTGAAAAAAGTTGGGACGAGAACAATGGAAAAACAGTCTTTTTAGAATATGCTTGGGATATGGGAAGTTGCGATCCCTGTTCCGCCCAACCTCTCAATCGAGAGGAATTAAAAAAAGCGGGTGTGTTTTGGGAGGACAATTCGGTTTTTATTACTCGGCTTCATCTGCGTTACAATCGCGATTTATATCCCCAAGATTTGCGGTTTCAAGAAACGCCCAATCGTCAATTTTTCCAAGGACGTTATGTGATTCGTCATCCTTATGACGGAGAAGCAGATTGTCCAGAAGCCAGACAATATTATCAACAAGTGCGCGATCGGCAAGAACAAAACGCGCAAAGGCTTTCTAGTTTAACGGGTTGGAGTTTGGAGCAAATTACCCGTAATATGGATTTTGTTGAGATTCAAGGGAATGATTCAGAGCCGTGGTGGCGACGCATTTTTAACTGA